From Domibacillus sp. DTU_2020_1001157_1_SI_ALB_TIR_016, a single genomic window includes:
- a CDS encoding heavy metal translocating P-type ATPase, with protein sequence MSASQKETNMQITGMTCAACATRIEKGLNKLDGVEQATVNLALEKSTVRYDPSKITEADLQKKVQDLGYEVVSERDEFSITGMTCAACATRIEKGLNKLDGIQNATVNLALERATVQYNPSALSPADIIKKVDSLGYGAVLKEESDKESIDYRQREIKKQTIKFIVSALLSLPLLWAMAGHFGFTSNLYVPALFMNPWFQLVLATPVQFIIGSQFYIGAYKALKNKSANMDVLVALGTSAAYFYSLYLSFESLGHSGHALELYYETSAILITLILLGKLFEAKAKGRSSEAIKKLMSLQAKTAIVERGGNEIEIPLEQVVTGDLIHIRPGEKVPVDGIVTEGQSAVDESMLTGESLPVDKRKGDEVIGATVNKNGFLKIKATKVGRDTALAQIIRTVEQAQGSKAPIQRLADQISGIFVPIVIGLALLTFLIWFLLVEPGNFAEALEKLIAVLVIACPCALGLATPTSIMAGSGRAAEYGILFKGGEHLETAHKIDTIVLDKTGTVTNGTPVLTDVIPYEIEEAVLLALTGAAEKQSEHPLAQAIVKGILDKGIELKPGEQFEAIPGFGIRAAVEGRDVLVGTRKLMNEKNINIQGAGESMAALEREGKTAMLVAVDGRYAGIIAVADTVKATSKEAVRRLKEMGLHVVMMTGDNEQTAQAIARQVGIDHVIAEVLPEGKANEVKRLQQEGRHVAMVGDGINDAPALATADIGMAIGTGTDVAMEAADITLIRGDLNSIADAILMSKKTIRNVKQNLFWAFGYNTLGIPIAALGFLAPWLAGAAMAFSSVSVVVNALRLQKVKL encoded by the coding sequence ATGAGTGCCTCGCAAAAAGAAACAAATATGCAGATTACCGGCATGACCTGTGCCGCCTGCGCCACCCGGATTGAAAAAGGGCTCAATAAACTGGACGGCGTTGAGCAGGCAACGGTGAATCTAGCGCTTGAAAAATCAACCGTTCGATATGATCCATCCAAAATAACTGAAGCTGACCTGCAGAAGAAAGTGCAGGATCTCGGTTATGAGGTTGTCTCGGAAAGGGATGAATTTTCGATTACCGGCATGACCTGTGCTGCCTGCGCCACCCGAATTGAAAAAGGATTAAACAAGCTGGACGGCATTCAAAATGCAACTGTTAACCTCGCTCTTGAGCGTGCAACGGTTCAATACAATCCGTCTGCTTTATCACCGGCAGATATTATTAAAAAAGTGGATTCACTCGGTTACGGTGCTGTATTAAAAGAAGAAAGCGACAAAGAATCCATTGATTACCGGCAAAGAGAAATCAAAAAGCAGACAATAAAGTTTATTGTTTCCGCTCTTTTATCTCTGCCGCTTTTATGGGCGATGGCCGGGCATTTTGGTTTCACATCGAATCTTTACGTTCCAGCACTTTTCATGAATCCATGGTTTCAGCTCGTTCTCGCCACGCCGGTACAATTTATCATTGGCAGCCAGTTTTATATTGGGGCATACAAAGCTCTGAAAAACAAAAGTGCCAATATGGACGTTCTTGTAGCGCTTGGCACCTCGGCGGCGTACTTTTACAGCTTGTATTTGTCGTTTGAGTCCCTGGGACACAGTGGACACGCACTAGAGCTTTATTATGAAACAAGTGCGATTTTAATTACGCTGATTCTGCTTGGGAAATTATTTGAAGCAAAAGCGAAAGGGCGTTCATCCGAGGCGATCAAAAAATTGATGAGCCTGCAGGCAAAAACAGCGATTGTCGAACGCGGCGGAAACGAAATAGAAATACCGCTCGAACAAGTGGTGACAGGCGACTTGATTCATATCCGGCCTGGTGAAAAAGTACCAGTTGATGGCATTGTTACAGAGGGACAGTCTGCTGTCGATGAATCGATGCTGACGGGTGAGAGCCTGCCGGTCGATAAACGCAAAGGTGATGAAGTGATTGGCGCCACGGTCAATAAAAATGGCTTTTTAAAAATAAAAGCCACGAAAGTCGGACGGGACACTGCGCTTGCGCAAATTATCCGCACAGTCGAGCAGGCGCAGGGATCAAAAGCGCCGATTCAGCGGCTTGCGGATCAAATTTCCGGTATTTTTGTTCCTATTGTCATCGGCCTGGCTCTTTTAACGTTTCTTATTTGGTTCCTCCTTGTTGAACCAGGTAATTTTGCTGAAGCACTTGAGAAACTGATTGCCGTGCTTGTGATCGCGTGCCCGTGTGCCCTTGGTCTGGCTACTCCAACATCCATCATGGCGGGTTCAGGGCGGGCAGCAGAATACGGTATTCTCTTTAAAGGCGGCGAGCATTTAGAAACGGCGCACAAAATCGATACGATCGTGCTCGATAAAACGGGAACTGTTACAAACGGGACGCCTGTTTTAACGGATGTGATCCCATATGAAATAGAAGAAGCCGTTCTTCTTGCCCTGACAGGTGCGGCTGAGAAGCAGTCGGAGCACCCGCTTGCCCAGGCGATTGTAAAAGGCATTTTGGATAAAGGCATTGAATTGAAACCGGGTGAGCAGTTTGAAGCGATTCCGGGCTTTGGTATTCGAGCTGCAGTGGAAGGAAGAGATGTGCTGGTTGGAACACGCAAGCTGATGAATGAGAAAAACATCAACATACAGGGCGCCGGAGAAAGCATGGCAGCTCTTGAGCGGGAAGGGAAAACCGCGATGCTTGTGGCTGTGGATGGACGATACGCGGGTATTATTGCGGTAGCAGACACCGTAAAAGCAACGTCAAAAGAAGCGGTACGCCGCTTAAAAGAAATGGGTCTTCATGTTGTGATGATGACAGGAGACAACGAGCAGACCGCCCAGGCAATTGCCCGTCAGGTCGGTATTGACCACGTGATTGCGGAAGTACTGCCAGAAGGCAAAGCGAACGAAGTGAAGAGGCTGCAGCAGGAGGGACGGCATGTTGCCATGGTCGGTGACGGCATTAATGATGCACCGGCGCTTGCCACAGCCGATATCGGCATGGCGATCGGCACCGGAACCGATGTGGCCATGGAAGCGGCCGATATTACCTTGATCCGCGGCGACTTGAACAGTATTGCGGATGCGATCCTGATGAGCAAAAAAACGATTCGGAATGTGAAACAAAACCTGTTTTGGGCATTCGGCTATAATACGCTTGGGATTCCTATCGCAGCACTTGGCTTTCTGGCTCCATGGCTTGCCGGCGCAGCAATGGCTTTTAGTTCAGTTTCAGTAGTCGTAAACGCCTTGCGCCTTCAAAAAGTTAAACTGTAA
- the copZ gene encoding copper chaperone CopZ, protein MEQTTLNVQGMSCGHCVKAVEGSVGKLEGVESVAVSLENSQVDVKYDGAKVTIDEIKEAIDDQGYDVV, encoded by the coding sequence ATGGAACAAACAACATTAAATGTACAGGGTATGTCATGCGGACATTGTGTAAAAGCGGTAGAAGGAAGCGTTGGCAAGCTGGAAGGTGTCGAGTCTGTTGCTGTTTCTTTAGAAAACAGCCAAGTAGACGTGAAGTACGACGGAGCAAAAGTAACAATTGATGAGATTAAAGAAGCAATCGACGACCAAGGATACGACGTCGTTTAA
- a CDS encoding metal-sensitive transcriptional regulator, whose product MEEIEAHACDNISERKSHHSEAVKKNLITRLNRIEGQIRGIKGLVEKDVYCDDIITQISATQSALNSAAKVLLEGHLKSCVVERIQEGDEEIVEELLVTIGRLMKK is encoded by the coding sequence ATGGAAGAAATCGAAGCTCATGCCTGTGACAATATATCTGAACGGAAAAGCCACCATTCTGAGGCGGTAAAGAAAAATTTAATTACAAGGCTGAATCGCATCGAAGGCCAAATCCGCGGTATTAAAGGGCTCGTTGAAAAAGATGTGTATTGTGATGATATTATTACCCAGATTTCCGCTACGCAATCGGCGCTAAACAGCGCAGCAAAAGTTTTGCTTGAAGGCCATTTGAAAAGCTGTGTAGTCGAGCGGATTCAAGAAGGCGATGAAGAAATTGTAGAGGAGCTTCTTGTAACGATTGGGCGGTTAATGAAAAAATAA
- a CDS encoding four-helix bundle copper-binding protein encodes MNQNVYDCIQACLECLEACNHCFNQCLQEDDVKMMAGCIRLDRECADLCALAVQSMQRNSPFMAQICALCADICEACGNECQKHDHDHCQACAQACFTCAEACRNMAA; translated from the coding sequence ATGAATCAAAATGTATATGACTGTATTCAAGCCTGCCTGGAGTGTTTAGAAGCCTGTAATCACTGCTTTAACCAATGCCTGCAGGAAGACGACGTAAAAATGATGGCAGGCTGCATTCGACTGGACCGCGAATGTGCAGATCTTTGTGCATTGGCCGTGCAGTCGATGCAGCGCAACAGCCCGTTTATGGCTCAAATTTGTGCGCTTTGCGCAGATATTTGTGAAGCGTGCGGTAATGAATGCCAAAAGCACGACCACGACCATTGCCAGGCATGTGCACAGGCGTGCTTTACATGTGCAGAAGCATGCAGGAATATGGCAGCCTGA
- a CDS encoding YnfA family protein, translating into MYTWMMFLLAGAAEIGGGYLIWLWLREGKPFTWGIIGGAALVLYGIIATFQTFPSFGRVYAAYGGVFIVLSVLWGWGVDKKTPDVYDWIGAAICLAGVAIMLWAPRS; encoded by the coding sequence CTGTATACATGGATGATGTTTTTATTAGCTGGAGCAGCTGAAATTGGCGGGGGCTACTTGATTTGGCTCTGGCTGAGAGAAGGAAAACCGTTCACATGGGGAATCATTGGCGGTGCAGCCCTTGTGCTGTACGGCATTATCGCCACTTTTCAAACCTTTCCATCATTCGGGCGCGTGTATGCGGCATATGGCGGCGTATTTATCGTGTTATCCGTTTTGTGGGGATGGGGTGTCGATAAAAAAACACCGGATGTATATGACTGGATTGGCGCTGCCATCTGCCTTGCGGGTGTTGCCATTATGCTGTGGGCACCGCGTTCATAA
- a CDS encoding metalloregulator ArsR/SmtB family transcription factor — protein MTQKTTVKFLNDACETSCFNGEVVSRVQPKIDEVTGVELLFKALSDATRLKIVYALTLEEELCVCDVAQIIGSTTATASHHLRLLRNMGLAKYRKEGKMVYYSVKDDHVHQLVSIALEHSRED, from the coding sequence ATGACCCAAAAAACAACCGTAAAGTTCCTAAATGATGCCTGTGAAACAAGTTGTTTCAATGGAGAAGTCGTCAGCCGGGTCCAGCCGAAAATAGATGAAGTAACCGGTGTAGAGCTGCTGTTTAAAGCTTTGTCTGATGCCACCCGCTTAAAAATCGTATACGCGCTGACGCTCGAAGAAGAGCTGTGTGTCTGCGATGTGGCGCAAATTATTGGTTCTACAACTGCTACCGCCTCCCACCACTTACGCCTGCTTCGCAATATGGGACTCGCCAAGTATCGGAAAGAAGGAAAAATGGTGTATTACTCTGTTAAAGACGACCACGTCCATCAGCTTGTCAGCATTGCCCTTGAGCATTCCAGAGAGGACTGA
- a CDS encoding heavy metal translocating P-type ATPase, with product MSEERKHVYRLQGLSCTNCAAKFEKNIRDIKTVEDVQLNFGASKVAIIGDASVEQLEAAGAFDGIKVYPEREKVKERRVPFWQKRENKNTIVSLFFLLFGYISTFSAGESSIVTITLFALSILIGGFDLFKVGLNNLIRFEFDMKTLMTVAIIGAAIIGEWGEGAVVVFLFALSEALEGYSMDKARQSIRSLMDIAPDTALIKRGSSEFEVAVEDIQIGDIMIVKPGQKVAMDGEVIRGRSSINQAAITGESIPVSKEEGDEVFAGSLNEEGFLEVRVTKLAEDTTIAKIIHLVEEAQAERAPSQAFVDRFAKYYTPAIMAIAFLVAVLPPLFTGGDWQEWIYRGLAVLVVGCPCALVISTPVAIVTAIGNAAKNGVLIKGGIHLEETGRLKVVAFDKTGTLTEGKPEVTDIASVSDMSVQELLSVAASLETFSQHPLASAVLRKAAAEKVSLLEAHDFQSLTGKGAKASLNGTVYYIGSPALFEDGPAVTKKVREAISALQAEGKTVMLVGTDEEIKGYIAAADQVRQSSLAVLEKLAKLGIQKTVMLTGDNDAAAASIGRKLGLTDVQAELMPENKLDAIKSLRAQYGHVAMVGDGINDAPALASASVGIAMGGAGTDTALETADVALMADDLEKLPYTVALSRKTLQIIKQNIAFAFGLKLLALLLIVPGWLTLWMAVFADVGSTLIVVLNSMRLMKTRYK from the coding sequence ATGAGTGAGGAAAGGAAACATGTTTACCGGCTTCAGGGATTGTCCTGCACCAACTGCGCGGCCAAGTTTGAAAAAAACATTCGTGATATTAAAACGGTAGAAGATGTCCAGCTGAATTTCGGCGCATCCAAAGTGGCGATTATCGGTGATGCATCCGTTGAACAGCTTGAAGCTGCCGGTGCGTTTGACGGAATCAAAGTATACCCCGAGCGCGAAAAGGTCAAGGAAAGAAGAGTTCCATTCTGGCAAAAGCGTGAAAATAAAAACACGATCGTTTCGCTGTTCTTTTTGCTCTTCGGTTATATTTCCACTTTTTCCGCCGGCGAAAGCAGTATCGTAACCATTACTCTTTTTGCGCTTTCCATTTTAATCGGCGGCTTCGATTTATTCAAAGTCGGCTTAAACAATTTAATCCGCTTTGAATTCGATATGAAAACATTAATGACCGTTGCCATTATTGGGGCAGCAATTATTGGCGAGTGGGGAGAAGGCGCTGTTGTTGTATTTCTTTTTGCCCTAAGTGAAGCGCTAGAAGGATACTCAATGGACAAAGCCCGACAGTCTATCCGCTCTCTTATGGATATTGCACCGGATACCGCGCTGATTAAACGGGGCAGCAGTGAGTTTGAAGTGGCTGTTGAAGATATTCAAATCGGAGACATTATGATCGTGAAGCCTGGACAAAAGGTTGCCATGGATGGCGAGGTCATTCGCGGCCGTTCATCCATTAACCAGGCGGCGATTACCGGTGAATCCATTCCGGTGTCCAAGGAAGAAGGCGATGAAGTGTTTGCCGGCTCCCTCAATGAAGAAGGGTTTTTAGAAGTACGCGTCACAAAGCTTGCCGAAGATACAACAATCGCTAAAATTATCCACTTAGTTGAAGAAGCTCAGGCTGAACGCGCTCCTTCTCAGGCATTTGTCGACCGTTTTGCCAAGTATTACACGCCGGCCATTATGGCCATTGCTTTCCTGGTCGCTGTACTGCCTCCTTTGTTTACGGGGGGCGACTGGCAGGAATGGATTTACCGCGGTCTTGCGGTTCTTGTCGTGGGATGTCCGTGTGCACTGGTGATTTCCACACCGGTTGCCATTGTCACAGCGATTGGGAATGCAGCTAAAAACGGTGTTTTAATCAAAGGCGGCATTCACCTGGAAGAAACAGGGCGTTTAAAAGTAGTCGCCTTTGATAAAACCGGCACGTTAACTGAAGGAAAGCCCGAGGTAACCGACATTGCTTCCGTTTCTGACATGAGCGTGCAGGAGCTTTTATCTGTCGCCGCTTCTCTTGAAACGTTTTCCCAGCACCCGCTCGCTTCCGCTGTTTTACGCAAAGCGGCTGCTGAAAAAGTATCACTGCTTGAAGCCCATGATTTTCAATCTCTTACGGGTAAAGGTGCGAAAGCTTCTTTAAACGGAACCGTTTATTACATTGGCAGCCCGGCTCTTTTTGAGGATGGTCCTGCTGTAACGAAAAAAGTCCGGGAAGCGATCTCAGCCCTGCAGGCGGAAGGAAAGACGGTGATGCTGGTTGGAACGGATGAAGAAATAAAAGGCTATATTGCCGCAGCTGACCAGGTTCGGCAAAGCAGTCTGGCGGTTTTAGAAAAACTCGCTAAGCTGGGCATTCAAAAAACGGTGATGCTGACAGGTGATAACGATGCAGCGGCGGCTTCCATCGGCAGAAAGCTTGGCTTAACCGATGTGCAGGCTGAATTAATGCCGGAGAACAAGCTGGATGCCATCAAGTCTCTTCGTGCCCAGTACGGCCATGTGGCGATGGTTGGCGATGGTATTAACGATGCTCCTGCTCTTGCCAGTGCATCAGTTGGCATTGCGATGGGCGGCGCTGGAACGGACACAGCACTTGAAACAGCGGATGTAGCTTTAATGGCGGATGACTTAGAGAAGCTCCCTTATACGGTTGCGCTCAGCCGTAAAACGCTCCAGATTATTAAGCAAAATATCGCTTTTGCATTCGGTTTGAAACTGCTTGCTCTGCTGCTGATCGTCCCGGGCTGGCTTACACTTTGGATGGCTGTATTTGCGGATGTCGGCTCCACTTTAATCGTAGTGTTAAATTCTATGCGTCTTATGAAGACCAGATACAAGTAA
- a CDS encoding superoxide dismutase, with product MFSHEKAYRATLLNWCKHVEQQWKSIREKAVAADKKALDQWEAAFLSLKKNAEEEHPVDPLSLSSQAAALYNQLPHLLQQPSSFKQEKDESKPKQPVPIGGHRLPPLPYAYNALEPVISEEIMKLHHDKHHQSYVDGLNKAEKEMQKARRSGDFSLIKHWEREAAFHGAGHYLHTIFWAVMTPGGGGLPAGELNRAITNSFGSFDGFKKHFSEAAKNVEGVGWAILVWSPRSRRLEILTAEKHQNLSQWDVVPLLPLDVWEHAYYLQYKNERAKYVDAWWKVVNWKEVEHRFAEAKNLTWEPF from the coding sequence GTGTTTTCACATGAAAAAGCGTATCGGGCAACTCTGCTAAATTGGTGCAAGCATGTAGAGCAGCAATGGAAATCTATCCGGGAAAAAGCGGTAGCAGCTGATAAAAAAGCCCTGGATCAGTGGGAAGCAGCTTTTCTTTCCTTAAAAAAGAATGCAGAAGAAGAACATCCGGTTGACCCACTCTCTCTAAGCAGCCAGGCTGCTGCTTTGTACAATCAGCTTCCCCACTTACTGCAGCAGCCGTCCTCTTTCAAACAGGAAAAAGATGAATCGAAGCCGAAGCAGCCTGTGCCGATCGGAGGGCACCGCCTGCCTCCACTTCCGTATGCTTACAATGCCCTGGAGCCGGTGATTTCTGAGGAAATTATGAAGCTGCACCACGATAAGCATCACCAAAGCTATGTAGACGGGCTGAACAAAGCCGAAAAAGAAATGCAAAAAGCACGCCGGAGCGGCGATTTCAGTTTGATTAAACATTGGGAGCGGGAAGCCGCCTTTCACGGTGCCGGCCACTATTTGCACACGATTTTTTGGGCAGTGATGACCCCGGGTGGCGGCGGCCTCCCGGCAGGAGAGCTGAATAGAGCTATAACAAACTCTTTTGGGAGTTTTGATGGATTTAAGAAGCACTTCTCAGAAGCGGCGAAAAACGTGGAAGGTGTCGGCTGGGCCATTCTCGTCTGGTCCCCGCGCTCCCGCCGCCTCGAGATTTTAACGGCTGAAAAGCACCAAAACCTGAGCCAGTGGGATGTAGTGCCGCTGCTTCCACTCGATGTGTGGGAGCATGCTTATTACCTGCAATACAAAAATGAACGCGCGAAATACGTAGATGCCTGGTGGAAAGTGGTCAATTGGAAAGAAGTTGAGCATCGGTTCGCCGAAGCGAAAAATCTAACGTGGGAGCCTTTTTAA
- a CDS encoding NAD(P)/FAD-dependent oxidoreductase, producing MPQRDLYDVTIIGGGPAGLYAAFYSGLRGMKTKIIEYQPKLGGKIHVYPEKLIWDIGGLTPITGEQLIGQLTEQAMTFDPKVILNEKVESIYKTDDGFFELTAASGTVHFSKTVIAAVGSGILNPQKLPIEGAERFEVTNLHYVVQSLKKFKGKTVVVSGGGNSAVDWANELAAVAEKVYVVYRGSSLKGHEAQVQQLIDSSAICLMNESITKLIAAPDGSRIGEVELTNSVTMAKTILAADEVVINHGFDRDASLLQNSTLNVELEDDFYVASQPSGESSVPGFFAAGDVLKHEGKLHLIAGAFQDAANAVNRAKQFIDPASRSSAMVSSHNDVFKERNKQIVQAMIQ from the coding sequence ATGCCTCAACGTGATCTGTATGACGTAACAATTATTGGCGGAGGTCCGGCTGGGTTATACGCGGCTTTTTACAGCGGTTTAAGAGGAATGAAAACGAAAATTATTGAATATCAGCCGAAGCTGGGCGGAAAAATTCATGTGTATCCTGAAAAACTGATTTGGGACATTGGCGGCTTAACCCCTATTACCGGTGAACAGCTGATTGGGCAGTTAACGGAGCAGGCGATGACATTTGATCCGAAAGTGATCTTAAATGAAAAAGTAGAGAGCATATACAAAACGGATGACGGCTTTTTTGAGCTTACTGCTGCATCGGGAACTGTCCACTTTTCCAAAACGGTGATTGCCGCTGTTGGCAGCGGTATATTAAATCCGCAAAAGCTGCCGATCGAAGGAGCAGAGCGGTTTGAAGTCACCAATCTGCATTATGTGGTACAGTCATTGAAAAAGTTTAAAGGAAAAACAGTAGTGGTATCAGGAGGGGGCAATTCAGCTGTCGACTGGGCGAATGAGCTGGCTGCTGTTGCAGAAAAAGTCTATGTCGTATATCGGGGCAGTTCCTTAAAAGGCCACGAAGCACAAGTTCAGCAGCTGATCGACAGTTCAGCTATCTGCTTGATGAATGAATCGATTACGAAGTTAATAGCTGCACCTGATGGAAGCCGAATTGGCGAAGTGGAGCTGACCAACAGTGTTACGATGGCGAAAACCATTTTAGCGGCAGATGAAGTGGTCATTAACCATGGCTTTGATCGGGATGCTTCTCTTTTGCAAAACAGCACCTTAAATGTCGAGCTCGAAGATGATTTTTATGTAGCGAGCCAGCCATCAGGCGAATCGTCCGTACCGGGTTTTTTCGCAGCAGGTGATGTGCTCAAGCATGAAGGCAAGCTGCATTTAATTGCCGGCGCTTTTCAGGATGCCGCCAACGCGGTAAACAGAGCCAAGCAATTTATTGATCCAGCTTCAAGAAGCAGTGCTATGGTTTCTTCCCATAATGATGTATTTAAAGAAAGAAATAAACAAATCGTGCAGGCGATGATTCAATAA
- a CDS encoding DUF3817 domain-containing protein, with protein MLKTSVGKLRLAGYFEGISLLVLLFIAMPMKYWLGIPEAVRIVGSIHGALFITYCVIIAYVTLKTRWKLIWPILSVIVAFIPFGNFILDRKLHDLEKVYR; from the coding sequence ATGTTAAAAACATCCGTTGGCAAACTGCGGCTCGCAGGCTATTTTGAAGGCATTTCGCTGCTCGTTCTCCTGTTTATTGCCATGCCGATGAAATATTGGCTTGGTATTCCGGAAGCCGTCCGTATCGTCGGCTCTATCCATGGCGCTCTGTTTATTACATACTGCGTCATTATTGCTTATGTGACACTGAAAACACGCTGGAAGCTGATCTGGCCCATTCTTTCGGTCATTGTCGCGTTTATTCCATTTGGCAATTTTATATTAGACAGAAAGCTTCATGATTTAGAGAAAGTATACAGATAA
- a CDS encoding IS3 family transposase (programmed frameshift), whose protein sequence is MGTRISYPAEVKMKAVKMRLAGVPVKEVLKELNIRNRTQLKTWVKWYKAGELQRFEQPVGKQYSFGKGPEYESETEKLKAENRYLKQQIEVLKKYEGIGEEVVPETAVELVKELKTSMPVREICQHLGIARSTYYRWRSKSGEETSKQAVERKIGTLCRDHKFRYGYRKITALLKREMPINHKAVQRVMQKYGWQCRVKVKKRRRTGQPCHISDNLLKGDFQADQPLQKLVTDITYLPFGQKQLYLSSIQDLFNGEIIAYSIGSCQNTDFVLHTLAELPSLPKGCILHSDQGSVYTSYAYQQAVKERGITMSMSRKGTPADNASIESFHSSLKSETFYLDELRSTTTAIVEQTVENYIHYYNHIRIQAKLNNQLPVKYRQLAA, encoded by the exons ATGGGTACAAGAATCAGTTATCCAGCGGAAGTAAAAATGAAGGCTGTAAAAATGAGATTAGCTGGGGTACCAGTCAAAGAAGTCTTGAAGGAATTAAACATTCGAAACAGGACGCAGCTTAAAACATGGGTGAAATGGTACAAAGCAGGCGAACTCCAACGATTTGAACAGCCAGTGGGCAAGCAGTATTCCTTCGGAAAAGGGCCTGAGTATGAAAGTGAAACGGAGAAGCTAAAGGCAGAAAACCGGTATCTGAAACAGCAGATTGAAGTCCTAAAAAAGTACGAAG GAATTGGAGAGGAAGTGGTCCCGGAAACAGCCGTAGAATTAGTGAAAGAACTCAAAACCAGCATGCCCGTTAGGGAAATATGCCAGCATCTTGGCATTGCTAGATCCACTTATTATCGCTGGAGGAGCAAGAGCGGGGAAGAAACATCCAAGCAGGCCGTTGAACGAAAAATCGGCACGTTGTGCCGGGATCATAAGTTTCGATATGGCTATCGTAAAATCACAGCCTTATTAAAGCGGGAGATGCCGATTAACCATAAAGCGGTACAGCGTGTGATGCAGAAGTATGGCTGGCAATGCCGGGTGAAAGTGAAGAAGCGCAGACGGACAGGACAGCCTTGTCATATTTCCGATAACCTGTTGAAAGGCGATTTCCAGGCGGATCAGCCTCTTCAAAAGCTCGTCACGGATATTACGTACTTGCCTTTTGGCCAGAAACAGCTGTATCTTTCAAGTATCCAGGATTTATTTAACGGAGAAATCATTGCCTATTCTATAGGAAGCTGCCAAAATACAGATTTTGTGCTGCATACGCTGGCCGAGCTGCCATCCCTCCCAAAAGGGTGCATTCTGCACAGCGACCAGGGATCTGTTTACACATCTTATGCTTATCAGCAGGCAGTCAAAGAAAGAGGCATTACCATGAGTATGTCCCGGAAAGGGACACCCGCTGATAATGCCTCCATCGAATCGTTTCATTCCTCGCTAAAGTCTGAAACGTTCTATCTCGACGAGCTTCGAAGCACTACGACCGCCATCGTAGAGCAAACTGTCGAAAACTATATTCACTATTATAACCATATCCGTATTCAAGCGAAACTAAACAACCAGCTGCCGGTCAAGTACCGGCAGCTGGCTGCTTAA
- a CDS encoding aldo/keto reductase: MPWLGLGVFQVEDGETVAASVEEAIVQGYRHIDTAAVYENEEGVGEGIRRGMERAGITRDELFITSKLWNADQGYERALEAYRESTARLGLDQLDLYLIHWPVENKFTESWRALEDLYKEEKVGAIGVSNFQIHHLETLLQTAEIVPAINQVERHPRLVQTELFKYLTEKNIHPVAWAPLAQGGIFNEPVLVEMAESLGKTVAQVVLKWHLQTGWAVIPKSVKKHRIYENADLYDFELNEEQVKAINEMDQHRRVGPDPDNFDF; this comes from the coding sequence ATGCCCTGGCTGGGTCTGGGTGTTTTTCAAGTCGAAGATGGAGAAACCGTTGCGGCTTCTGTAGAGGAAGCCATTGTACAAGGATACCGCCACATTGACACGGCCGCTGTTTATGAAAATGAAGAGGGAGTTGGAGAGGGAATTCGGCGTGGAATGGAACGCGCCGGCATTACCCGTGATGAGCTGTTTATTACCTCTAAACTGTGGAATGCTGACCAGGGATATGAACGTGCGCTGGAGGCTTACCGGGAAAGTACAGCACGCTTAGGGCTTGATCAGCTTGATTTGTACTTGATTCATTGGCCGGTTGAAAATAAATTTACAGAGAGCTGGCGGGCGCTTGAAGACTTATATAAAGAAGAAAAAGTCGGCGCCATCGGGGTCAGCAATTTCCAGATTCATCATTTAGAAACATTGCTTCAAACCGCGGAGATTGTTCCGGCCATCAACCAGGTAGAACGCCATCCCCGTCTGGTGCAAACGGAGTTATTCAAGTACCTGACAGAGAAAAATATTCATCCTGTAGCATGGGCACCGCTGGCACAGGGAGGCATTTTCAATGAGCCCGTTTTAGTCGAAATGGCCGAAAGCCTGGGGAAAACGGTGGCGCAAGTTGTTCTTAAATGGCATTTGCAAACAGGATGGGCCGTGATTCCAAAGTCTGTTAAAAAGCATCGTATTTATGAAAATGCAGACTTGTATGACTTTGAATTGAATGAGGAGCAAGTAAAGGCGATTAACGAAATGGACCAGCATCGCCGGGTGGGGCCGGATCCTGATAACTTCGATTTTTAA